A portion of the Scleropages formosus chromosome 15, fSclFor1.1, whole genome shotgun sequence genome contains these proteins:
- the LOC108931300 gene encoding C-type lectin domain family 4 member E-like isoform X4 encodes MSAEVIYSDVKFTCSAENQEPRSTVSCSHKQDDSDSKQQKEKDLEKHQHVNKSSATENNLLKADLLECKKNLSEALAHYKDVQDCKACPSGWNFHAGKCYYFSSDKMAWNASARSCITMGGHLVMIDSEEEQKFLLGEMSTKMTGDDDKFWIGLSDAEEEGRWLWMDKTPLNKSVTFWLTTERYKEPDNWTEENENGEDCARMGERSTVNIRIWYDASCEKPLKRVCEALAATPSRGL; translated from the exons AGAATCAAGAACCACGTTCAACCGTTTCCTGCAGCCACAAGCAGGACGACTCAG ACTCAAAGCAGCAGAAGGAAAAGGACCTTGAAAAGCACCAGCATGTGAACAAGAGCAGTGCCACAG AGAACAACCTGCTGAAAGCCGACCTGCTCGAGTGCAAGAAGAACCTGTCGGAGGCCTTGGCCCATTACAAAG ATGTTCAAGACTGCAAGGCCTGTCCATCCGGCTGGAACTTCCATGCAGGGAAATGCTACTACTTCTCCAGCGATAAAATGGCCTGGAATGCAAGCGCAAGGAGCTGCATCACCATGGGGGGCCACCTGGTGATGATTGACAGTGAGGAGGAACAG AAATTTTTATTAGGCGAAATGAGCACGAAAATGACTGGAGACGACGACAAGTTCTGGATCGGCCTGTCGGACGCCGAGGAGGAGGGACGGTGGCTTTGGATGGACAAAACGCCCCTCAACAAGAGTGTGAC GTTCTGGTTAACAACAGAAAGATACAAAGAGCCGGACAACTGGACAGAAGAGAACGAGAACGGGGAGGACTGCGCCCGCATGGGGGAAAGGAGCACGGTGAACATCAGGATCTGGTATGATGCCTCCTGTGAAAAGCCTTTGAAGAGGGTCTGTGAGGCTCTAGCGGCAACACCGAGCAGAGGTCTGTGA
- the LOC108931300 gene encoding C-type lectin domain family 4 member E-like isoform X1: MSAEVIYSDVKFTCSAENQEPRSTVSCSHKQDDSAGPRGEDRAAHPEAQVKKPGCGPVVWVPMCLCALLVGVAVGLGVLYSKQQKEKDLEKHQHVNKSSATENNLLKADLLECKKNLSEALAHYKDVQDCKACPSGWNFHAGKCYYFSSDKMAWNASARSCITMGGHLVMIDSEEEQKFLLGEMSTKMTGDDDKFWIGLSDAEEEGRWLWMDKTPLNKSVTFWLTTERYKEPDNWTEENENGEDCARMGERSTVNIRIWYDASCEKPLKRVCEALAATPSRGL; the protein is encoded by the exons AGAATCAAGAACCACGTTCAACCGTTTCCTGCAGCCACAAGCAGGACGACTCAG CAGGTCCACGAGGTGAGGACCGTGCCGCTCACCCCGAGGCCCAGGTGAAGAAACCCGGCTGCGGTCCCGTTGTGTGGGTGCCTATGTGTCTGTGCGCTCTCCTGGTGGGTGTGGCTGTGGGCCTGGGGGTCCTCT ACTCAAAGCAGCAGAAGGAAAAGGACCTTGAAAAGCACCAGCATGTGAACAAGAGCAGTGCCACAG AGAACAACCTGCTGAAAGCCGACCTGCTCGAGTGCAAGAAGAACCTGTCGGAGGCCTTGGCCCATTACAAAG ATGTTCAAGACTGCAAGGCCTGTCCATCCGGCTGGAACTTCCATGCAGGGAAATGCTACTACTTCTCCAGCGATAAAATGGCCTGGAATGCAAGCGCAAGGAGCTGCATCACCATGGGGGGCCACCTGGTGATGATTGACAGTGAGGAGGAACAG AAATTTTTATTAGGCGAAATGAGCACGAAAATGACTGGAGACGACGACAAGTTCTGGATCGGCCTGTCGGACGCCGAGGAGGAGGGACGGTGGCTTTGGATGGACAAAACGCCCCTCAACAAGAGTGTGAC GTTCTGGTTAACAACAGAAAGATACAAAGAGCCGGACAACTGGACAGAAGAGAACGAGAACGGGGAGGACTGCGCCCGCATGGGGGAAAGGAGCACGGTGAACATCAGGATCTGGTATGATGCCTCCTGTGAAAAGCCTTTGAAGAGGGTCTGTGAGGCTCTAGCGGCAACACCGAGCAGAGGTCTGTGA
- the LOC108931300 gene encoding C-type lectin domain family 4 member E-like isoform X3 — protein MSAEVIYSDVKFTCSAENQEPRSTVSCSHKQDDSAGPRGEDRAAHPEAQVKKPGCGPVVWVPMCLCALLVGVAVGLGVLYSKQQKEKDLEKHQHVNKSSATDVQDCKACPSGWNFHAGKCYYFSSDKMAWNASARSCITMGGHLVMIDSEEEQKFLLGEMSTKMTGDDDKFWIGLSDAEEEGRWLWMDKTPLNKSVTFWLTTERYKEPDNWTEENENGEDCARMGERSTVNIRIWYDASCEKPLKRVCEALAATPSRGL, from the exons AGAATCAAGAACCACGTTCAACCGTTTCCTGCAGCCACAAGCAGGACGACTCAG CAGGTCCACGAGGTGAGGACCGTGCCGCTCACCCCGAGGCCCAGGTGAAGAAACCCGGCTGCGGTCCCGTTGTGTGGGTGCCTATGTGTCTGTGCGCTCTCCTGGTGGGTGTGGCTGTGGGCCTGGGGGTCCTCT ACTCAAAGCAGCAGAAGGAAAAGGACCTTGAAAAGCACCAGCATGTGAACAAGAGCAGTGCCACAG ATGTTCAAGACTGCAAGGCCTGTCCATCCGGCTGGAACTTCCATGCAGGGAAATGCTACTACTTCTCCAGCGATAAAATGGCCTGGAATGCAAGCGCAAGGAGCTGCATCACCATGGGGGGCCACCTGGTGATGATTGACAGTGAGGAGGAACAG AAATTTTTATTAGGCGAAATGAGCACGAAAATGACTGGAGACGACGACAAGTTCTGGATCGGCCTGTCGGACGCCGAGGAGGAGGGACGGTGGCTTTGGATGGACAAAACGCCCCTCAACAAGAGTGTGAC GTTCTGGTTAACAACAGAAAGATACAAAGAGCCGGACAACTGGACAGAAGAGAACGAGAACGGGGAGGACTGCGCCCGCATGGGGGAAAGGAGCACGGTGAACATCAGGATCTGGTATGATGCCTCCTGTGAAAAGCCTTTGAAGAGGGTCTGTGAGGCTCTAGCGGCAACACCGAGCAGAGGTCTGTGA
- the LOC108931300 gene encoding C-type lectin domain family 4 member E-like isoform X2: protein MSAEVIYSDVKFTCSAENQEPRSTVSCSHKQDDSGPRGEDRAAHPEAQVKKPGCGPVVWVPMCLCALLVGVAVGLGVLYSKQQKEKDLEKHQHVNKSSATENNLLKADLLECKKNLSEALAHYKDVQDCKACPSGWNFHAGKCYYFSSDKMAWNASARSCITMGGHLVMIDSEEEQKFLLGEMSTKMTGDDDKFWIGLSDAEEEGRWLWMDKTPLNKSVTFWLTTERYKEPDNWTEENENGEDCARMGERSTVNIRIWYDASCEKPLKRVCEALAATPSRGL, encoded by the exons AGAATCAAGAACCACGTTCAACCGTTTCCTGCAGCCACAAGCAGGACGACTCAG GTCCACGAGGTGAGGACCGTGCCGCTCACCCCGAGGCCCAGGTGAAGAAACCCGGCTGCGGTCCCGTTGTGTGGGTGCCTATGTGTCTGTGCGCTCTCCTGGTGGGTGTGGCTGTGGGCCTGGGGGTCCTCT ACTCAAAGCAGCAGAAGGAAAAGGACCTTGAAAAGCACCAGCATGTGAACAAGAGCAGTGCCACAG AGAACAACCTGCTGAAAGCCGACCTGCTCGAGTGCAAGAAGAACCTGTCGGAGGCCTTGGCCCATTACAAAG ATGTTCAAGACTGCAAGGCCTGTCCATCCGGCTGGAACTTCCATGCAGGGAAATGCTACTACTTCTCCAGCGATAAAATGGCCTGGAATGCAAGCGCAAGGAGCTGCATCACCATGGGGGGCCACCTGGTGATGATTGACAGTGAGGAGGAACAG AAATTTTTATTAGGCGAAATGAGCACGAAAATGACTGGAGACGACGACAAGTTCTGGATCGGCCTGTCGGACGCCGAGGAGGAGGGACGGTGGCTTTGGATGGACAAAACGCCCCTCAACAAGAGTGTGAC GTTCTGGTTAACAACAGAAAGATACAAAGAGCCGGACAACTGGACAGAAGAGAACGAGAACGGGGAGGACTGCGCCCGCATGGGGGAAAGGAGCACGGTGAACATCAGGATCTGGTATGATGCCTCCTGTGAAAAGCCTTTGAAGAGGGTCTGTGAGGCTCTAGCGGCAACACCGAGCAGAGGTCTGTGA